The Desulfosoma caldarium genome has a window encoding:
- a CDS encoding aldehyde ferredoxin oxidoreductase family protein: MDKILRVNMGAEGGPKVSVEPLGAYAGLGGRAMTSAIVSKEVPPTCHPLSAENKLVIAPGLLSGSTGAMTGRISVGCKSPLTGGIKEANAGGQPAQVLGRLGYAAIVLEGQPKDNTLYKIVINHQGVKVLPANELKGLGNYKTVEKAKEEYGDKIACISIGQAGEMKLAAASVACTDPELRPTRHAGRGGVGAVMGAKGVKLIVLDDTGAKMRSPKDPEKFKDANKRFVEGLRRHPVTGQGLPAYGTNVLTNVINEAGAYPTYNFKEGRFTGAAKISGETQAETEKARGGNPTHGCHRGCVIRCSGIYVDKDGNYISKQPEYETVWAHGGNCGIDDLDAIAQIDFLDDDIGLDTIEMGATIAVAMEAGLAKFGDAQAAIELVKEVGKGTPLGRILGSGAAVTGKVFGVERVPVVKGQAMPAYDPRAVKGIGVTYATSTMGADHTAGYAVATNILKVGGNVDPLSPQGQVELSRNLQIATAAIDSTGMCLFIAFALLDQPDTFQALVDMINAFYGLNMSADDVAALGKKVLSMERDFNLRAGFTSKDDRLPDYFKKEALPPHNVTFDVPDEELDKVFNW; this comes from the coding sequence ATGGACAAAATTTTGCGTGTCAATATGGGAGCTGAAGGCGGTCCCAAGGTCAGCGTCGAACCCTTGGGGGCCTACGCCGGACTGGGAGGCCGAGCCATGACGTCGGCCATTGTGTCCAAGGAAGTTCCGCCCACGTGCCACCCTCTGAGCGCCGAAAACAAGCTGGTCATCGCTCCGGGCCTTCTCAGCGGAAGCACGGGAGCCATGACAGGGCGCATCTCCGTTGGCTGTAAAAGCCCGCTCACCGGAGGCATCAAGGAGGCCAACGCCGGCGGACAGCCCGCGCAGGTGCTGGGTCGTTTGGGTTACGCGGCCATTGTCTTGGAGGGCCAACCCAAGGACAATACGTTATACAAAATCGTGATCAACCATCAAGGGGTCAAGGTTCTTCCCGCCAACGAATTGAAAGGGCTCGGCAATTACAAGACCGTGGAAAAGGCCAAGGAAGAGTACGGAGACAAAATCGCGTGCATTTCCATCGGCCAGGCTGGCGAAATGAAACTGGCCGCCGCCTCGGTGGCCTGCACGGACCCGGAACTGCGCCCGACGCGCCATGCGGGCCGAGGCGGCGTCGGAGCGGTCATGGGAGCCAAGGGCGTCAAGCTCATCGTGCTGGATGATACCGGCGCCAAGATGCGTTCGCCCAAAGATCCGGAAAAGTTTAAAGACGCCAACAAACGGTTCGTGGAAGGGCTTCGACGACACCCGGTGACCGGCCAGGGACTTCCCGCTTATGGGACCAACGTGCTGACCAACGTCATCAATGAGGCGGGAGCGTACCCCACGTACAATTTCAAGGAAGGGCGGTTTACCGGAGCGGCCAAGATCAGTGGCGAAACGCAGGCCGAGACGGAAAAGGCTCGAGGAGGCAATCCTACCCATGGATGCCACCGGGGCTGCGTGATTCGTTGTTCCGGCATCTACGTGGATAAGGATGGCAACTACATCAGTAAACAGCCTGAATACGAAACCGTCTGGGCCCATGGGGGCAACTGCGGTATTGACGATCTGGACGCCATCGCACAGATCGATTTTCTCGATGACGACATCGGGCTGGACACCATTGAAATGGGCGCCACCATCGCCGTGGCCATGGAGGCCGGCCTAGCCAAGTTCGGCGATGCACAGGCGGCCATCGAATTGGTCAAAGAGGTGGGCAAAGGGACACCGCTTGGGCGCATTTTGGGCAGCGGCGCGGCGGTCACAGGAAAGGTCTTTGGCGTGGAACGTGTGCCGGTGGTCAAAGGCCAGGCCATGCCCGCCTATGACCCTCGAGCCGTCAAGGGCATCGGGGTCACCTACGCCACCAGCACCATGGGAGCGGACCATACGGCGGGATACGCCGTGGCCACCAATATCCTCAAGGTCGGTGGCAACGTGGATCCCTTGTCTCCCCAGGGGCAGGTGGAACTTTCCCGCAATCTGCAAATCGCTACAGCCGCCATCGACTCCACGGGCATGTGCCTTTTCATCGCCTTTGCCCTTTTGGATCAGCCGGACACGTTTCAAGCCCTGGTGGATATGATCAATGCCTTTTACGGCCTCAACATGAGCGCCGACGACGTGGCCGCCCTGGGCAAAAAGGTCCTCAGCATGGAGCGGGACTTCAACCTTAGGGCCGGGTTCACGAGCAAGGACGACCGGCTGCCGGATTACTTTAAAAAAGAAGCTCTTCCTCCGCACAACGTCACTTTTGACGTGCCCGATGAAGAACTGGACAAGGTGTTTAACTGGTAG
- a CDS encoding CaiB/BaiF CoA transferase family protein, whose amino-acid sequence MKDQRVTRIEDLPGPKSQGELEEMKMPYEEYCRKVFAPGQEKTKPEALKGIRWLSTTMYIFTPHSVANLAELGAECIKIEMPRMGDPMRHTSPFNECYLYPLHDTRPMTGTGLGFTNANSNEYYISMDYHVPEMKEAFYRLVKLSDGLTECYRPGTFDRWKQSYRYLQEINPRFIYVWGGGFGYGPKVFGGSYDILGQAHAGLASVTGFHEDFGGHCTKHSNWCIDWYSGTQITVAILAALYWRRKTGLGTMIEFSQVQAATRCLGYAAPLYGRFGIVRQRWGNWDTQLCVHGIILCGKSDYPDEPNPQLKYEARYAVVSAFNDPDFKELCAIIGRNDLWDQYKTLQDRVRPEAQIVIYKALEEWAADKTRSQVVKTLTDAGLLAMPVMNDKEVYESEHFRQRGTVRWLEDPLFGDVLIQSGHSAGLLSKTPRRVNWIWRPVGADNVKIYHEMLGYPMSKIEEWYEKNLI is encoded by the coding sequence ATGAAAGATCAGAGAGTGACCAGGATCGAAGATCTGCCAGGGCCCAAGAGCCAGGGGGAACTGGAAGAAATGAAAATGCCTTATGAGGAGTATTGCCGCAAGGTCTTCGCGCCGGGCCAGGAGAAGACCAAACCGGAGGCCCTCAAAGGCATTCGATGGTTGAGCACCACCATGTACATTTTCACACCCCATTCGGTGGCCAACCTCGCCGAATTGGGCGCGGAGTGCATCAAGATAGAGATGCCGCGCATGGGGGACCCCATGCGGCACACATCGCCTTTCAACGAATGCTACCTTTACCCACTGCACGACACCCGTCCCATGACCGGAACAGGCCTTGGCTTCACGAATGCCAATAGTAACGAATATTATATTTCCATGGACTATCACGTGCCGGAGATGAAGGAAGCCTTCTACCGGCTGGTGAAGCTATCCGACGGTCTGACCGAATGCTATCGCCCCGGAACTTTTGACCGGTGGAAACAGAGTTACCGGTATTTGCAGGAGATTAACCCCCGGTTCATTTATGTGTGGGGCGGTGGCTTCGGCTATGGTCCCAAGGTCTTTGGCGGGTCCTATGACATTCTCGGGCAGGCCCATGCGGGTTTGGCCAGCGTTACGGGTTTCCATGAAGATTTTGGCGGTCATTGCACAAAGCATTCCAACTGGTGTATCGACTGGTATTCCGGAACCCAGATCACGGTGGCCATTTTGGCGGCGTTGTATTGGCGGCGAAAAACGGGACTGGGCACCATGATCGAGTTCTCCCAGGTTCAGGCGGCCACCAGGTGCTTGGGCTATGCCGCGCCCCTTTACGGCCGTTTTGGCATTGTGCGGCAGCGTTGGGGTAACTGGGATACGCAGCTCTGCGTCCATGGCATTATTCTGTGTGGCAAAAGCGATTATCCCGATGAGCCCAACCCCCAACTCAAGTACGAAGCCCGCTATGCTGTGGTGAGCGCTTTCAACGATCCGGACTTCAAGGAGTTGTGTGCCATCATCGGTCGAAACGACCTGTGGGATCAGTACAAAACCTTGCAGGATCGCGTGCGGCCTGAGGCCCAGATCGTTATCTATAAAGCCTTGGAAGAATGGGCCGCGGATAAGACGCGATCCCAGGTGGTCAAGACTCTTACCGATGCCGGCCTTTTGGCCATGCCCGTCATGAACGATAAAGAGGTGTATGAATCCGAGCATTTTCGGCAGAGAGGCACGGTCCGGTGGCTGGAGGATCCTCTTTTCGGCGACGTGCTGATTCAGAGTGGCCATAGTGCCGGCCTTTTGAGCAAGACACCGCGCCGGGTCAACTGGATCTGGCGGCCCGTGGGGGCGGACAACGTCAAGATCTATCATGAAATGCTCGGGTACCCTATGAGCAAGATCGAAGAATGGTACGAAAAGAACCTCATTTAG
- a CDS encoding response regulator, whose protein sequence is MVIRKEPSKVYLWVSRGEVRAHVLETLAHAGAPTESVESFSALMERLAEVDHAIVILDSEAIHRHGPTIYGRLRAACKTCRVILLCAQDSRGLIREAMEAGVYGCVVEPYAPWEIQTMVRHILADFDHELVSGGKNLAKNKTANEISHS, encoded by the coding sequence ATGGTCATCAGGAAGGAACCCTCTAAAGTTTATTTGTGGGTTTCGCGCGGGGAAGTTCGCGCGCACGTGCTGGAAACCTTGGCGCACGCGGGAGCCCCAACGGAAAGCGTCGAGAGCTTTTCGGCCCTCATGGAACGTCTCGCGGAGGTGGACCACGCCATCGTGATCCTGGACAGCGAGGCCATTCATCGTCATGGGCCGACGATCTACGGACGCCTGCGAGCGGCGTGCAAGACATGCCGTGTCATTTTGCTGTGCGCCCAGGATTCTCGAGGGCTTATTCGTGAAGCCATGGAAGCCGGGGTGTACGGTTGCGTGGTCGAACCCTATGCGCCATGGGAGATTCAAACCATGGTGCGCCACATCCTCGCCGACTTTGACCATGAACTGGTGAGCGGCGGAAAGAACCTGGCCAAGAACAAGACCGCCAACGAAATTTCTCACAGCTGA
- a CDS encoding sigma-54 interaction domain-containing protein, translating into MDRRSGMGGDTFRGFFLVDATWNIIYLNDALKQALGIAYGPHTPRWPLEKLLKVLGCSISPRQLAVDLRRAGSKPVEYQGGVSAERQGWRVVMEAVSVKAKVALVGLIYEMGAPRHLSVVEGGNGSLVQWAVEGLREGFFVVEARSKIIVYANETFHFKRGLRPPLAIGKPCYQAVRGLMDPCTSLGQTCPLEFMDPEGRHAFCPNGDGNTNDMPVVRLTPLRQEGEGLYVVGMEWADSHKAWGEGAGRKVSRVGDRAKIRNAPSYERLQHVVSEATRAPTLSSLLAGLSQAVRQDVGPVDVVFVLPDAAGKDHLIFCEPSTVAPQALQNLKNLLVEANRTGRVFERLRRGLSNGQSAEAAETLREILRRWAAPRYVVHFGLLNALPNGSPRALGVYVGLSDTVKALSQDVRSYMDTLFSLTSEAINRLVMEETAVASPSFHDVVLTNRDGIIGCSKEMREVNELIDLVAASDATVLITGENGTGKELVAHAIHNRSHRKKGPFVVAHCSAYSPTLLESELFGHEKGAFTGAIRQKKGRVERAQGGTLFLDEIGDIAPATQVLLLRFLQDHRFERVGGESTLQADVRVLAATNRNLIKEVENGRFRDDLYYRLNVISIHLPPLRDRKEDIPHLSHYFLKKYSAKEGKTVSGFSSGALQTLMDYDWPGNVRQLENAISHAVILAQEDTIRRQHLPRFLVHAHEAAPTASLIENEKRLILQVLRQTQWNKHEAARKLQVSRSTLYSKIQRYGLRPEGSA; encoded by the coding sequence ATGGATCGGAGGAGTGGGATGGGCGGAGACACCTTTCGAGGGTTTTTCCTCGTCGATGCCACATGGAACATCATCTATCTGAATGATGCGCTCAAACAAGCCCTGGGCATTGCCTACGGCCCACATACGCCGCGGTGGCCTCTGGAAAAGCTTCTCAAGGTTCTGGGATGTTCCATTTCACCGCGCCAACTGGCAGTGGATCTACGGCGGGCAGGAAGCAAGCCCGTGGAGTACCAGGGGGGCGTGAGCGCTGAAAGGCAAGGATGGCGCGTGGTTATGGAGGCGGTGTCTGTCAAGGCTAAGGTGGCCTTGGTGGGCCTGATCTATGAGATGGGTGCCCCTCGGCATTTAAGTGTTGTCGAGGGCGGAAATGGGAGTCTTGTCCAATGGGCCGTGGAGGGGTTACGTGAAGGTTTTTTCGTCGTGGAAGCGCGATCCAAGATCATCGTGTACGCCAATGAAACGTTTCATTTCAAGCGAGGTTTAAGGCCCCCTCTGGCCATCGGCAAGCCTTGCTATCAAGCCGTTCGAGGCCTCATGGATCCGTGCACGTCTTTGGGCCAAACATGCCCGCTGGAATTCATGGATCCTGAGGGGCGCCACGCCTTTTGCCCAAACGGGGATGGAAACACAAACGATATGCCTGTGGTGCGGTTGACGCCCCTACGGCAGGAAGGCGAAGGCTTGTACGTGGTCGGCATGGAATGGGCCGATAGCCACAAGGCGTGGGGGGAAGGGGCGGGCCGGAAAGTCTCAAGGGTTGGCGACAGGGCAAAAATCCGAAACGCTCCAAGTTACGAGAGGCTACAGCACGTGGTGTCGGAAGCCACACGAGCTCCCACCCTTAGCAGCCTTCTTGCCGGGCTTTCTCAGGCTGTGCGCCAAGATGTGGGCCCGGTGGACGTGGTTTTTGTCTTGCCCGATGCGGCAGGCAAAGACCATTTGATTTTTTGCGAACCTTCGACCGTTGCTCCTCAAGCCCTTCAAAACTTGAAGAACCTTTTGGTGGAAGCCAATCGAACGGGGAGGGTTTTTGAGAGGTTGCGGCGAGGGTTGTCAAATGGGCAGAGCGCGGAGGCGGCCGAGACCCTGCGGGAAATTCTGCGGCGTTGGGCCGCGCCGCGATACGTGGTGCACTTTGGTCTTTTAAATGCTTTGCCAAATGGCTCGCCAAGGGCTTTAGGCGTGTACGTGGGGCTCTCCGACACCGTAAAAGCTCTTTCCCAAGATGTGCGCAGTTACATGGACACGCTTTTTTCCCTGACCTCCGAAGCCATAAACCGCCTTGTGATGGAAGAAACCGCCGTGGCCAGCCCTTCTTTTCACGACGTCGTTCTGACGAACCGAGATGGCATCATCGGGTGCAGCAAGGAAATGCGAGAGGTGAATGAACTCATCGACCTGGTGGCTGCCTCCGACGCCACGGTGCTCATCACCGGAGAAAACGGCACGGGCAAGGAACTCGTCGCCCACGCCATTCACAACCGTAGTCATCGCAAAAAGGGACCGTTCGTGGTTGCCCACTGCTCCGCCTATTCTCCCACCCTACTGGAAAGCGAACTGTTCGGCCACGAAAAAGGCGCCTTTACAGGGGCCATTCGCCAAAAGAAGGGCCGCGTCGAAAGAGCCCAAGGCGGGACCCTCTTTTTGGACGAAATCGGGGATATCGCTCCTGCCACCCAGGTTTTGCTTTTGCGTTTTCTGCAGGACCACCGCTTTGAGAGGGTCGGTGGAGAATCCACCCTACAGGCGGACGTGCGGGTCTTGGCGGCCACGAACCGCAACCTGATCAAAGAAGTGGAAAACGGCCGATTTCGAGATGACCTCTATTACCGACTCAATGTTATCTCCATCCATTTACCGCCCCTGCGAGACCGCAAAGAGGACATTCCCCATTTGAGCCATTACTTTCTCAAAAAATATAGCGCCAAAGAGGGAAAGACCGTCAGTGGGTTTTCCTCCGGAGCCCTACAGACCCTGATGGACTACGATTGGCCGGGCAATGTGCGGCAATTGGAAAACGCCATAAGTCATGCCGTCATTCTGGCTCAGGAAGACACGATTCGGCGCCAACACCTGCCCCGTTTTCTCGTTCACGCCCACGAAGCGGCCCCCACCGCCTCCCTGATAGAAAACGAAAAGCGCTTGATTCTTCAAGTGCTTCGTCAAACCCAGTGGAACAAGCACGAAGCGGCCCGAAAACTCCAGGTGAGCCGAAGCACGCTTTACAGCAAAATTCAACGTTACGGCTTGCGACCCGAAGGCAGCGCCTAA
- a CDS encoding CaiB/BaiF CoA transferase family protein codes for MAKKAREVEINSREDTLPLMGPDVRPWPVTPPPSPEEVAAVYARRKAEEFGKWCEDNLRIDYARGKPEALQGVRVLSCGQWRMGHKFASGLLSELGAELINVEPPTGDPLRKLSPFGREEYMLEDKNGDKCGLDFIHELRNAYSVTINLETEKGRELYTKLAQHADILIEEYPPGYMDNLGIGYRQLSQINPKLIYCWIGEHGQWGPMKDRVSKYGQWMLDPFGQAACSFIHNTGFPEDLLPRGKGGDPTRSGVWFADYVAGEQTAVNALAALFWRDEFSGEGQFIETTAAEALMDILDFDITWYGFNKSIKARTGGWDPNLNQYAWNPCKDGYMMIGGQTDRLWYRIGMCIERELPIFGRLIHEDPLLKEMAARNALQALTKTYTMTAMWLRNINRVEAEEKLMEYEIAAGPLLYIDEVAEFPHFKYRPWVNVLEDEQYGTLMYSEATTAYQMRTPARVKWLGRPLGHDNAEIFMKYIGLGQSELRELKEQGVI; via the coding sequence ATGGCGAAAAAAGCTCGGGAAGTGGAGATTAACAGTCGGGAGGATACCCTGCCATTGATGGGGCCGGATGTTCGGCCCTGGCCGGTCACACCACCTCCGTCCCCGGAGGAAGTGGCGGCCGTCTATGCGCGCAGAAAGGCGGAAGAATTCGGCAAATGGTGCGAGGACAATCTGCGGATTGACTACGCGCGGGGCAAACCAGAAGCCCTGCAAGGGGTTCGAGTCCTGTCGTGCGGTCAGTGGCGCATGGGTCATAAGTTTGCTTCAGGACTTTTGAGTGAACTGGGTGCCGAATTGATCAACGTGGAGCCGCCTACGGGGGATCCCCTGCGCAAGCTCAGCCCGTTCGGCCGCGAAGAATACATGTTGGAAGACAAAAACGGTGACAAGTGCGGTTTGGACTTCATTCATGAACTGCGGAACGCCTATTCCGTGACCATTAACTTGGAAACGGAAAAGGGCCGCGAACTCTATACCAAACTGGCTCAGCATGCGGACATTTTGATCGAAGAATATCCACCTGGATACATGGACAATCTGGGTATCGGCTATCGGCAATTGTCCCAGATCAACCCGAAGCTCATCTATTGCTGGATTGGTGAGCATGGCCAATGGGGGCCCATGAAGGACAGGGTGTCCAAGTATGGCCAGTGGATGTTGGATCCCTTTGGCCAGGCGGCCTGTTCTTTTATTCACAACACGGGTTTTCCCGAGGACTTGCTGCCTCGAGGCAAGGGCGGCGATCCCACCCGATCCGGCGTCTGGTTCGCCGACTACGTGGCTGGGGAACAGACGGCGGTCAATGCCCTGGCGGCACTTTTCTGGCGTGATGAGTTTAGTGGAGAAGGCCAATTTATCGAAACCACGGCTGCCGAAGCCCTCATGGATATTTTGGACTTCGATATCACGTGGTACGGATTTAACAAGAGCATCAAGGCCCGCACGGGTGGTTGGGATCCCAACCTGAACCAGTATGCCTGGAACCCCTGCAAAGACGGTTACATGATGATCGGGGGCCAGACGGACCGTCTGTGGTACCGTATCGGCATGTGTATTGAGCGGGAACTGCCCATTTTCGGCCGTCTGATCCACGAAGACCCGCTCTTGAAGGAAATGGCCGCCCGCAATGCCCTGCAGGCCCTTACCAAAACCTACACCATGACCGCCATGTGGCTGCGCAACATCAACCGCGTGGAAGCCGAAGAAAAGCTCATGGAATACGAAATTGCAGCGGGCCCGCTGCTCTACATCGACGAAGTGGCCGAGTTCCCGCATTTCAAGTATCGCCCTTGGGTGAACGTGCTGGAAGATGAACAGTATGGAACGTTGATGTATTCCGAGGCGACCACGGCCTACCAAATGCGGACCCCCGCTCGCGTCAAATGGCTCGGACGACCTCTGGGCCATGACAACGCCGAAATTTTCATGAAATACATCGGTTTGGGTCAGAGTGAATTGAGGGAACTCAAGGAACAAGGAGTGATCTGA
- a CDS encoding glutaredoxin family protein, producing MNETRPANPKRITLYALQTCPHCRRLKEYLKEHGVEHELVLVDLLTGDERSAVLAAVKRINPASSFPTLVIDDQVIVGYKPEEVEKILHKFGAVSH from the coding sequence GTGAACGAAACACGGCCTGCGAATCCAAAACGGATCACACTCTATGCTTTGCAAACGTGCCCTCATTGCCGTCGGCTCAAGGAGTATTTGAAGGAGCACGGGGTAGAGCATGAGCTGGTGCTGGTGGACCTATTGACAGGAGACGAGCGCTCGGCCGTCCTTGCCGCCGTGAAACGAATCAATCCTGCGAGCAGCTTTCCCACTCTCGTCATCGATGATCAGGTCATCGTGGGCTATAAACCCGAGGAGGTGGAAAAAATTCTGCACAAATTCGGCGCCGTCTCCCATTAG
- a CDS encoding MBL fold metallo-hydrolase, with protein sequence MPATPCDNEHENLQCTPYDLEKPTQGWTRLGEMFNSDEPLWRNTWFLEGYNFSSNIYVIEDDGLTVIDPGNDYTAYLQFFDLGFDPAQVRRVMITHGHFDHAMGVLELCNYRGIREKGSMEIIIHEAGPEELKKNLEPLSFPLRLVQGGETVHTGRFSFQVVHTPGHTFDGISLYHKETRSLFSGDAVLPYGLSAPDKHGGGRLDHMLQTFRNLLGMNIDHVMPGHGWPVFGLGRKVLEASYEEVIKHLLGVNRELSCEEAANRLIGKGLFEEALYCAEKSLQCGPSDATAMLRLKIVCLNDMGRFQEALESLAVLKSILPEADEEQEPFQSIATGYALMGLERYEEAVAVFDDVLTRHGRIKEALVYKGMALHLAGRHDEAMDIGEFRDEFVGRFKEELMQKVTAKG encoded by the coding sequence ATGCCCGCAACCCCCTGCGATAACGAACATGAAAACCTTCAATGCACGCCCTACGATTTGGAAAAGCCCACGCAAGGGTGGACACGCCTCGGCGAGATGTTCAACAGCGATGAGCCTCTGTGGAGAAACACCTGGTTTCTTGAAGGATACAATTTTTCTTCCAACATCTACGTCATCGAAGATGATGGTCTGACCGTCATCGATCCCGGAAACGATTATACAGCCTATCTGCAGTTTTTCGATCTGGGCTTTGATCCGGCACAGGTCCGGCGTGTCATGATCACGCATGGCCATTTTGATCATGCTATGGGTGTTCTGGAACTGTGCAACTACCGGGGCATTCGGGAAAAGGGCTCCATGGAAATTATCATCCATGAAGCCGGCCCGGAAGAGTTGAAGAAAAATCTTGAACCGTTGTCTTTCCCCCTGCGTTTGGTTCAAGGCGGGGAGACGGTGCACACGGGACGCTTCAGCTTTCAGGTCGTGCACACACCGGGCCACACATTTGACGGCATCAGTCTTTACCACAAGGAGACGCGAAGCCTTTTCAGCGGCGATGCGGTTTTGCCCTACGGCCTTTCGGCGCCGGACAAACACGGCGGCGGACGGCTCGACCACATGCTTCAGACCTTCAGAAATCTTCTGGGCATGAACATCGACCATGTGATGCCGGGGCATGGCTGGCCTGTATTCGGGCTGGGTCGAAAGGTTTTGGAAGCCAGCTATGAGGAGGTGATCAAGCACCTTCTGGGGGTGAATCGCGAGCTATCGTGCGAGGAGGCGGCGAACCGCCTCATAGGGAAAGGATTGTTTGAAGAAGCCCTCTATTGCGCGGAAAAGTCCTTGCAGTGTGGGCCCTCGGACGCCACCGCGATGCTGCGCCTCAAGATCGTGTGCTTGAATGACATGGGCCGCTTTCAAGAGGCCTTAGAGAGCTTGGCGGTGCTGAAAAGCATCTTGCCCGAGGCGGACGAGGAGCAGGAGCCGTTCCAGTCCATAGCCACAGGGTATGCTCTGATGGGGTTGGAGCGCTATGAGGAGGCTGTGGCGGTCTTTGACGACGTGCTCACCCGACACGGGCGGATCAAGGAAGCATTGGTGTACAAAGGCATGGCCTTGCACCTTGCCGGCCGGCATGATGAAGCCATGGACATTGGTGAATTTCGTGACGAATTTGTCGGGCGCTTTAAAGAGGAGCTGATGCAAAAGGTGACGGCAAAAGGCTAA